The proteins below come from a single Corynebacterium glyciniphilum AJ 3170 genomic window:
- a CDS encoding glycosyltransferase family 87 protein, with product MTAQMTPADAAGGNGDTDSTHTDRSGALRSYLRTPAGAFTMAAWPLAIFTIIHRVFLNPQNNHPTDDFTTVWNALHRFIDGVPVYDENYSFVDPHYLYSPGGTLLLSPLALLPSWDIGRILFIFANGLAVLVALAVLTKLARRPLTGPVLPVAALLVFASESVTNTLLFSNVNGILLAVEVVFLWWLLVGSGDVSWRFGPGTGTRNTLATVLAGIAVGLAITVKPQFAVLLFLPLAKRQWWALVSGIAMPVVFNLAAWPLMTQPSDYLDKLMPYLSEVRDYANSSLSGVGVYFGMDDWFIMALRVIFALGVAVTVFGLLRWRNSDPLMWASTTTGILMTGVFLVSSLGQMYYSMMLLPMIFTVFCRLSVMHNPVTWIGIYWCMSGDSWNSDRWEWPGRIVEYTRGTVGWGLIILAAATSVVVWLATDWRRQNHDRDSTAAPGTTEEPRPEQR from the coding sequence GTGACTGCACAGATGACCCCAGCCGATGCCGCTGGCGGTAACGGAGACACCGACAGCACCCACACAGACCGATCCGGTGCGCTGCGTAGTTATCTCCGGACGCCGGCCGGCGCGTTCACCATGGCCGCCTGGCCGCTGGCTATCTTCACGATCATCCACCGGGTGTTCCTCAATCCGCAGAACAACCACCCCACCGACGACTTCACCACCGTCTGGAACGCTCTGCACCGGTTCATCGACGGTGTACCGGTCTACGACGAGAACTACAGCTTCGTCGACCCCCACTACCTCTACTCCCCCGGCGGCACCCTCCTGCTCAGCCCCCTGGCTCTCCTGCCGTCCTGGGACATCGGTCGTATTCTCTTCATCTTCGCCAACGGCTTAGCCGTCCTCGTCGCGCTCGCCGTGTTGACGAAGCTGGCCCGCCGTCCTCTCACCGGGCCGGTTCTCCCCGTGGCGGCGCTTCTGGTCTTCGCGAGCGAGTCCGTGACCAACACTCTTCTGTTCTCGAACGTCAACGGGATTCTACTGGCCGTCGAGGTTGTTTTCCTCTGGTGGCTCCTGGTCGGGTCGGGCGACGTCTCCTGGAGATTCGGGCCCGGCACCGGAACACGCAACACCCTCGCCACGGTGCTCGCGGGCATTGCGGTAGGCCTGGCCATCACGGTGAAGCCGCAGTTCGCAGTCCTGCTCTTCCTTCCGCTCGCCAAACGCCAATGGTGGGCACTTGTATCGGGCATCGCCATGCCCGTGGTGTTCAATCTGGCCGCCTGGCCGCTGATGACGCAGCCCTCCGACTACCTCGACAAGCTCATGCCTTATCTGAGCGAGGTCCGCGATTACGCCAATTCGTCGCTATCGGGCGTCGGAGTTTATTTCGGCATGGATGACTGGTTCATCATGGCCCTGCGTGTGATCTTCGCCCTCGGCGTTGCAGTCACTGTTTTCGGCCTACTGCGCTGGCGGAACTCTGACCCGTTGATGTGGGCATCAACCACCACAGGCATTCTGATGACCGGTGTATTCCTGGTGAGTTCCCTGGGGCAGATGTACTACTCGATGATGCTGCTGCCGATGATCTTCACCGTTTTCTGCCGGTTGTCGGTGATGCACAATCCTGTCACCTGGATCGGTATCTACTGGTGTATGTCCGGCGACTCATGGAACTCCGACCGCTGGGAGTGGCCCGGGCGTATCGTTGAGTACACACGCGGTACCGTCGGCTGGGGTCTGATCATCCTCGCGGCGGCGACATCCGTCGTCGTCTGGCTCGCCACCGACTGGCGTCGGCAGAATCACGACCGTGACTCCACGGCGGCACCGGGCACAACCGAGGAACCCCGACCCGAACAGAGGTAA
- the hemQ gene encoding hydrogen peroxide-dependent heme synthase — MAKLDFRELNEKLQYTMWSVFTVRNGELPDDDEARAAVAADLESFLASFDDEELTVRGVYDLTGQRAEADIMIWWHAEKFEDLQRAYRRFLRETTLGRACDGYWSNSALHRPAEFNKSHLPSFIMGEDPGDWIAVYPFVRSYEWYLLPDKERRTILAEHGMAARGYDEVRANTVPAFALGDYEWILAFESPTLDRIVDLMYKMRYTEARRHVREEVPFFTGRRVNGDADELAGFVSELP; from the coding sequence ATGGCGAAACTTGATTTCAGGGAACTCAATGAGAAGCTGCAGTACACGATGTGGTCGGTGTTCACGGTCCGCAACGGAGAGCTGCCGGACGATGATGAGGCACGGGCTGCGGTGGCAGCGGACCTGGAATCTTTCCTCGCCTCCTTCGACGACGAGGAACTGACCGTCCGCGGTGTCTACGACCTCACCGGACAGCGGGCGGAGGCGGATATCATGATCTGGTGGCACGCCGAGAAGTTCGAGGACTTGCAGCGTGCATACCGTCGGTTCCTCAGGGAGACCACACTCGGTCGCGCCTGCGACGGGTACTGGTCGAACTCCGCCCTGCACCGCCCGGCGGAGTTCAACAAGTCCCACCTTCCCTCGTTCATCATGGGGGAGGACCCGGGGGACTGGATCGCGGTCTACCCGTTCGTCCGTTCCTATGAGTGGTATCTGCTGCCGGACAAGGAGCGCCGTACGATCCTGGCCGAACACGGTATGGCGGCACGGGGTTACGACGAGGTCCGCGCGAACACGGTCCCCGCCTTCGCCCTGGGCGACTATGAGTGGATCCTCGCTTTCGAGAGCCCGACTCTGGATCGTATCGTCGACCTGATGTACAAAATGCGGTACACGGAGGCGCGGCGCCATGTCCGTGAGGAAGTCCCCTTCTTCACGGGACGCCGGGTCAACGGCGATGCCGACGAGCTCGCCGGATTCGTCTCCGAGCTTCCCTGA
- the msrB gene encoding peptide-methionine (R)-S-oxide reductase MsrB: MTENRPDIRPLEDFSTLTDAQWRERLSPDEFQVLRNSATERPYTSEYTDAETEGVYLCRGCGAELFRSTEKFHSHCGWPSFFDPADSDAVETRIDDSLGTRRTEVVCATCGGHLGHVFEGEGYDTPTDLRYCINGIALRLQES; the protein is encoded by the coding sequence ATGACCGAGAATCGGCCCGACATCCGCCCACTCGAGGACTTCTCCACACTCACTGATGCGCAGTGGCGCGAGCGCCTGTCCCCTGATGAGTTCCAGGTGCTACGGAACTCGGCGACGGAGCGTCCCTACACCAGTGAGTACACCGATGCAGAGACAGAAGGCGTCTACCTGTGCCGCGGATGCGGCGCAGAACTCTTCCGTTCCACCGAGAAGTTCCACTCCCACTGCGGCTGGCCGTCCTTCTTCGACCCGGCGGACTCCGATGCGGTGGAGACCCGCATCGACGACTCACTGGGGACTCGGAGGACCGAGGTCGTCTGCGCCACCTGCGGCGGGCACCTCGGCCATGTTTTCGAGGGGGAAGGCTACGACACGCCCACAGACCTGCGTTACTGCATCAACGGGATTGCTCTGCGTCTTCAGGAGAGCTGA
- the hemG gene encoding protoporphyrinogen oxidase — protein sequence MSNVPGPRVAVVGGGVSGLFAAWELRRRLGPGAQILVLEAYSRLGGKLKTVDFAAGPVDMGAEAFLTRHTGMAQLVEDLGLGEELRVPSGARSAFLVDGELVDIPPATVMGVPAKGSDVAGVLSPRAQAAVDSERDGAALPWIVGDDVNVGELVRRRYCDEVVDRLVSPMLGGVYSCSADDLGLRATVPQIAEAMDDIAARGDDVYLSTAVAEALALRASAATAAAGPAFNSLATGYRTLITRLAELSDADIHVDTQVEEIGRYNGRIYLEPVGTVDAVIVATPAPTASVLLEDLIPDAAEILGGVDLAGSAVVGLSYDGADGDAGIPDRSGILIGADGPTHAKAFTFSSRKWPHIGERHGGGGGFVRASFGTFRDGGLLDADDDTLVEYAVDDLARVAGVTSRPTETFVQRWWGGLPVYGVGHTELMGIAESAINDVPRIAVAGAYLHGVGVPACAETGRAAARKIADEL from the coding sequence ATGAGTAACGTCCCCGGGCCGCGTGTCGCCGTCGTTGGTGGTGGTGTCAGTGGACTGTTCGCCGCGTGGGAACTGAGGCGTCGGCTGGGGCCCGGCGCCCAGATTCTCGTCCTCGAGGCGTACAGCAGACTCGGCGGGAAGCTGAAGACCGTCGATTTCGCCGCCGGACCGGTGGACATGGGTGCCGAGGCATTCCTGACCAGGCACACCGGGATGGCGCAGCTTGTCGAGGATCTCGGGCTCGGGGAGGAGCTCCGGGTGCCCTCTGGCGCCCGCAGTGCATTCCTCGTCGACGGCGAGCTCGTGGATATCCCGCCTGCCACGGTCATGGGGGTTCCGGCGAAAGGTTCGGATGTCGCTGGCGTGCTCAGCCCGCGTGCACAGGCGGCGGTGGATTCCGAACGCGACGGTGCTGCGCTGCCGTGGATCGTCGGGGATGACGTGAACGTCGGCGAACTGGTACGCCGACGGTACTGCGACGAGGTTGTCGACCGGCTGGTGTCCCCCATGCTCGGTGGGGTGTACTCGTGCTCGGCAGACGATCTCGGGCTGCGAGCCACGGTACCCCAGATTGCGGAGGCGATGGACGACATCGCGGCGCGGGGAGATGATGTCTACCTCTCCACCGCTGTCGCCGAAGCACTGGCGCTGCGTGCGTCAGCCGCCACGGCCGCGGCTGGACCTGCGTTCAACTCCCTGGCGACGGGGTACCGGACACTGATCACCAGACTCGCGGAGCTCTCCGATGCGGACATCCATGTTGACACGCAGGTGGAAGAGATCGGCCGATACAACGGGCGGATCTACCTTGAGCCGGTAGGGACCGTTGACGCCGTCATCGTGGCGACGCCGGCTCCCACGGCGTCGGTTCTGCTCGAGGACCTGATTCCGGATGCCGCGGAGATCCTCGGTGGTGTCGATCTGGCAGGCTCAGCAGTCGTCGGTCTCAGCTACGACGGTGCCGACGGCGATGCGGGGATTCCCGACCGGTCGGGAATCCTCATCGGAGCGGACGGTCCCACACACGCCAAGGCGTTCACGTTCTCCTCCCGCAAATGGCCCCATATCGGTGAGCGCCACGGTGGGGGCGGCGGTTTCGTGCGTGCCAGCTTCGGGACATTCCGGGACGGGGGTCTTCTCGACGCCGATGACGACACTCTCGTGGAATACGCCGTTGACGACCTGGCACGAGTCGCCGGTGTCACCAGCCGCCCCACCGAGACGTTCGTGCAGCGGTGGTGGGGTGGGCTTCCTGTTTACGGTGTGGGGCACACCGAACTCATGGGTATCGCCGAGTCCGCGATCAATGATGTTCCCAGAATTGCCGTGGCCGGGGCGTACCTCCACGGGGTCGGGGTGCCGGCATGCGCAGAGACGGGACGGGCAGCGGCGCGCAAGATCGCCGACGAACTCTGA
- the hemE gene encoding uroporphyrinogen decarboxylase, whose translation MVDQNSSPVGVADLRPTEEAIGTARSARRASPDAPLLAAVRGETPSRRPMWMMRQAGRSLPEYREIRKDVGMLDSCFRPDLLAEITLQPVRRHDADAAILFSDIVVPLKAAGVGVDIVAGRGPVLESPVRTADAVEALPVVDPSQLEAVVEGIGGILDELRDDQVLIGFAGAPFTLASYLIEGGPSKNHGVTKAMMYSQPQLWHALMDKLAPTVVRFLQVQIEAGADAVQLFDSWAGFLSLRDYREFVAPYSQKIIEAVRPYDVPVIHFGVNTGELLGEMAAVGPDVIGIDWKTPLDVAAQRVTASLTAAHEAGDLRVSAERRVRAIQGNLDPAILLAGPEVIGEQVRRVCREADRAVAAGDARGHIFNLGHGVLPETDPDAITRAFAEMHGQ comes from the coding sequence ATGGTTGACCAGAATTCGTCCCCGGTCGGCGTCGCCGATCTCCGTCCGACTGAAGAGGCGATTGGCACGGCCCGGTCCGCTCGTCGTGCCTCTCCAGACGCTCCACTGCTGGCGGCCGTCCGGGGGGAGACTCCCTCCCGCCGCCCGATGTGGATGATGCGTCAGGCCGGGCGTTCCCTGCCCGAGTACCGCGAGATCCGTAAGGACGTCGGCATGCTCGACTCCTGTTTCCGTCCGGACCTGCTCGCCGAGATCACCCTGCAGCCGGTGCGTCGCCATGACGCCGATGCGGCGATCCTCTTCTCGGACATCGTCGTACCGCTGAAGGCCGCAGGGGTGGGTGTCGACATCGTCGCGGGACGCGGACCGGTACTGGAATCTCCGGTGCGTACGGCGGACGCGGTCGAAGCCCTGCCGGTCGTCGATCCCTCGCAGCTCGAGGCGGTTGTCGAGGGGATCGGCGGGATCCTTGACGAGTTGCGGGACGACCAGGTGCTCATCGGGTTCGCCGGTGCGCCGTTCACTCTGGCGTCTTACCTGATCGAGGGAGGGCCGTCGAAGAACCATGGGGTGACGAAGGCGATGATGTACTCGCAGCCGCAGTTGTGGCACGCGTTGATGGACAAGCTCGCCCCGACAGTGGTCCGCTTTCTCCAGGTTCAGATCGAGGCCGGGGCCGATGCGGTTCAGCTCTTCGATTCCTGGGCAGGGTTCCTCAGTCTGCGCGACTACCGCGAGTTCGTCGCCCCCTATTCGCAGAAGATTATCGAGGCCGTGCGCCCGTACGATGTCCCTGTAATCCACTTCGGGGTGAACACCGGAGAGCTGCTCGGGGAGATGGCCGCAGTGGGGCCGGACGTGATCGGCATTGACTGGAAGACACCTCTCGATGTCGCTGCACAGCGCGTTACCGCATCTTTGACCGCTGCCCATGAGGCCGGTGATCTCCGCGTCTCCGCTGAGCGACGCGTCCGTGCGATCCAGGGAAATCTGGACCCGGCAATCCTTCTGGCCGGGCCTGAGGTGATCGGTGAACAGGTCCGCCGTGTCTGTCGTGAGGCTGATCGGGCCGTCGCTGCCGGTGACGCCCGTGGCCACATTTTCAATCTCGGCCATGGTGTTCTCCCGGAAACTGATCCGGATGCGATCACCCGGGCCTTCGCGGAGATGCATGGACAGTGA